A single window of Martelella sp. NC20 DNA harbors:
- a CDS encoding phage tail tube protein: protein MALGRELIIKRKNDATEAFDIVCVVEQRSLNINNEEVDTTKPDCDNPGGVLRYSSIGGVQSVRWSGSGAYVSSATQALVLEDILSQTLAEYQVSVPSVGIFEGFMRILSANFQGDKTGELTCDLSGVFDGDVAFEAAA, encoded by the coding sequence ATGGCACTGGGCCGCGAACTGATCATCAAACGCAAGAACGACGCTACGGAAGCATTCGACATCGTCTGTGTCGTCGAACAGCGATCGCTCAACATCAACAACGAAGAGGTCGACACCACGAAGCCGGATTGTGACAACCCGGGCGGTGTTCTCCGGTATTCGTCGATCGGCGGCGTTCAGTCCGTCCGCTGGTCTGGCTCCGGCGCCTATGTCAGCTCGGCCACCCAGGCGCTTGTGCTTGAGGATATCCTTTCCCAGACGCTCGCGGAGTACCAGGTTTCGGTGCCTTCTGTTGGAATTTTCGAGGGTTTCATGAGGATACTTTCTGCGAATTTCCAGGGTGATAAAACCGGCGAGCTGACCTGCGATCTCTCCGGCGTCTTCGATGGGGACGTCGCCTTCGAGGCGGCCGCCTGA
- a CDS encoding spike base protein, RCAP_Rcc01079 family, translating to MTTFTKKAGGLDQPFQFGAPVVPNDDTDLPQYSTLYLGTEGDVCGITMGGTEVTLRNHPVGYVLGVYRRVKATGTTSEDIVALW from the coding sequence ATGACAACTTTCACCAAAAAAGCGGGAGGTCTCGACCAGCCCTTCCAGTTCGGCGCGCCTGTCGTGCCGAACGACGATACCGATCTGCCGCAATATTCGACGCTCTATCTCGGTACAGAGGGCGACGTCTGTGGCATCACTATGGGCGGCACGGAAGTGACGCTGCGCAACCATCCTGTTGGCTATGTGCTGGGGGTTTACCGCCGCGTCAAAGCCACAGGCACGACCTCCGAAGACATTGTTGCGCTCTGGTGA
- a CDS encoding phage tail assembly chaperone yields MAGNLVAAGRCGGRRYRKKASTGVLIADHVRTLFELAVASERLNWSPATFWAATPSELSMAIAGVTGKSAQTSPVSHTRIREIVAGHGSQQSIRRKAEPR; encoded by the coding sequence ATTGCGGGAAATCTCGTCGCCGCTGGAAGATGTGGAGGCCGCCGTTACCGGAAAAAAGCCTCAACCGGCGTTCTGATCGCCGACCACGTCCGGACGCTGTTCGAACTCGCCGTCGCTTCCGAGCGGCTCAACTGGTCGCCGGCCACCTTCTGGGCCGCGACTCCCTCCGAACTCTCCATGGCCATTGCCGGTGTTACGGGGAAGTCCGCACAGACCTCGCCTGTAAGCCATACCCGCATTCGCGAGATCGTCGCCGGCCATGGTTCGCAACAGTCCATCCGCAGGAAAGCAGAACCGAGATGA